The Chitinophagales bacterium genomic sequence ATCGATTGTCTACTATCAAAAACGCCAATCATATTTTAGTGTTAGACAAAGGCGAAATTAAAGAGTATGGTAATCATCAATCATTAATTCAGATTGAAAATGGATATTATCAGAAATTATATAATATGCAATTTAATAAAGAAAAAGTATGATTATTTACAATACTACATTTGTGGTTGACTTAAAAGAAGCTACAGACTTCATCTACGAAATTAAAACTACTATTTTATTAGATTTAAAAAGCAATAAAGAATGCCAAGATGCTTATTTCCTAGAATTACAAAATGTAGATACGCAAGAACATATTTCGTATGCATTACAAATACACTTCGATGATTTAGCAGCATTCAACAACTATAAACTATTTAAAGAACCAAAATTTCTAGAACAAATCACCAACAAATATGGCGAAAAAGTACTTTATTTTAGCACAGTACTTAAAGAAGTATAGTTATTTCAAGTACTTTCTTCCACTCAGAGTCACTCATAGAGGACGCTGAGTATCTGAAAACATAAAATACAAAGCGGCATTTATATATACACTAAATTGCTTAACGAATTATTATTTTCATACACTATTCAATAAATCTTTTAATATTGTAATTTTGCACCATGCAACACTTTAGAAACTTCTGTATTATTGCACATATAGACCATGGTAAAAGTACTTTGGCAGATAGACTTTTGGAAACGACCAAAACCATTGATGATAGAAATTTGCAACAGCAAACTTTAGATGATATGGATTTGGAAAGAGAGCGAGGCATTACCATTAAAAGTCATGCAATACAAATGAACTATCATCATACAGATGGGAAAACATATGTATTTAACTTAATTGATACACCAGGACATGTCGATTTTTCTTACGAAGTATCGCGTTCTTTAGCAGCTTGCGAAGGTGCTTTATTACTTGTAGATGCTACGCAAGGCATACAAGCACAAACTATTTCTAACTTGTATTTAGCCATCGAAAATGGGTTAGAA encodes the following:
- a CDS encoding DUF4286 family protein; the encoded protein is MIIYNTTFVVDLKEATDFIYEIKTTILLDLKSNKECQDAYFLELQNVDTQEHISYALQIHFDDLAAFNNYKLFKEPKFLEQITNKYGEKVLYFSTVLKEV